From the genome of Arthrobacter sp. SLBN-122:
GAAGTTGCGGCCTTCCGGCGAGTCGCCGGCCTGGAACAGCACCGGCCGGTACTGGGCGCTGCGCGGCAGCCGCGGCGTCACGTCCACCGTGTAGTGCTGGCCCTCGTGCAGAACCCGGCGGGCGGGACCGGCCGGGGTCTCCCACGAGTCCCAGATCCGCTTGGCCGTCTCCACGAAGGCCTCGGCGTGCTTGTACCGGTCGGCGTGGTCCAGGTAGCCGCCGCGGCGGAAGTTCGCCCCGGTCCAGGCGTTGTCCGTGGTCACGATGTTCCACGCCGCGCGGCCGCCCGAGATCAGGTCCAGCGACGCGAGCCGGTGCGCCAGGTCAGCGGGATCGTTGTAGGTGGTGTTCTGGGTGGCCACCAGGCCGATGTTCGTGGTGACCGACGCCAGGGCAGCGAGCATGGTCTGCGCATCCGGGCGGCCCACCACGTCCAGCGCGTGCGGGCGGCCCAGGTGCTCCCGGAGGCGGAGCCCCTCGCCCAGGAAGAACGCGGCAAACAGCCCCCGCTCCGCCGTCTGGGCAATCCGGCGGAACGACTCGAAGCCCGTCTGCGAGCCCGATTCCGGCGCCTTCCAGATGGTGCCCGAGTTGACGCCCTGGAAGAAAACACCGAACTGGATCTGCCCGGATGGTACAAAGGCATCGGATTTAGCACGGCTGTGCTGAGTCATGGTTTTCCCTTACTTTCCGGCGCCGGCAGGCGCAGCGGCGGCGTGTGCGGCAGTGGCGGTTGCGTAGCGGCTCACCGGGCGCGGAAGCCCCAGCAGGTCGCGGAAGGTTCCGTCCTGGACAACCGGACGGAGCACTCCGATGCGGCGCAGTTCCGGCAGGACCAGCCGGGCCAGTTCCTCCAGGTCAACAAAGAGCGACGCCGGGTGCAGCCGTACGCCGTCGGCCTCCTTCAGGATGTCCGTCAGGAAGTCGGTGAGGCCGGCTGCCGAACCGGCGTAGACGGCGCGGCCGGCATCAATGCCAGCCAAACGCCCGGCCGCAGCCTGCCCGCGCGCGTCCAGGACGACGTCGAGCTCTGCGATCACCGCAACGGACGCACCCACCCGGGCCCGCACGTCGCGGATCTCGGCGGCGAGCAGTTCCACGGCAGGCGCGGACACCAGCACGCCATCCACGGCATCCACCGAAACTTCCCCCAGCAGGGACGCCGGACCCAGCACCGGCAACTGGCCCTGCAGCGGCCGGGGGATGATGGACGGCCCCTTGACGGAGTAGCCCGGCCCGGCAAAACCGGCAGGCGTCTCAAAATCCACATAGTGCAGCTTGTCCACGTCGATGTACCGGCCGGTGGCCACATCGCGGATCACGGCATCGTCCTCCCACGAATCCCACAGCCGCCGGGACACCTCTATGGACGCGGCGGCCTCCTGGCCCAGCGCGGCACCGGTCGCGGAGGAGCGTCCGACGGCGGCAGCAGCCTCCGGCGATTCGGCCGCCGTCGTGATCCAGCCGGCCCGGCCGCCGGACACGTAGTCCAGGCTGGCCAGTTGGGTCGAGACGTGGAAGGGCTCCGTGTACACGGTGTCCACCTCCGGGACCAGGGCAATGGTGCGTGTGACGGGCCCGGCGAAGGCCGCCCGCTGCAGGGCGTTCGCCCGGCCGGGCACCGGGGCATCGGTGAAGGTGGCGGCGTGGAAGCCGGCCGACTCGGCTGCCAGCACGGCACGGGCGATGTCCGCGCCTTCCCGGCCGGCGCCGTC
Proteins encoded in this window:
- a CDS encoding LLM class flavin-dependent oxidoreductase → MSTSSPTQGFLAIELDGAGREGADIARAVLAAESAGFHAATFTDAPVPGRANALQRAAFAGPVTRTIALVPEVDTVYTEPFHVSTQLASLDYVSGGRAGWITTAAESPEAAAAVGRSSATGAALGQEAAASIEVSRRLWDSWEDDAVIRDVATGRYIDVDKLHYVDFETPAGFAGPGYSVKGPSIIPRPLQGQLPVLGPASLLGEVSVDAVDGVLVSAPAVELLAAEIRDVRARVGASVAVIAELDVVLDARGQAAAGRLAGIDAGRAVYAGSAAGLTDFLTDILKEADGVRLHPASLFVDLEELARLVLPELRRIGVLRPVVQDGTFRDLLGLPRPVSRYATATAAHAAAAPAGAGK